Within Anolis sagrei isolate rAnoSag1 chromosome X, rAnoSag1.mat, whole genome shotgun sequence, the genomic segment atgacaaatatagtatcatagatttgaaagggacccctaaagaaggagaattatctgttgcatgttccagagtaggcaaagcagacaatctctacaccaacactgacaaagacacaacaagaaatacccacaagcagaaagaaattacatatattagaaggcaacactttctcattccgtTATTTTCCACCAGACTGCGCTACTGCAActcatggcaggggaccgctagtctatataaataaaaatgtaaagtttgtttgtgggatttgttgcaactcagggtagttttcaccttgctccagacaccaccacaccaaggctgtagggttttgtagtttattgagaaaagcaaaagcaaaacaaagaaatagaaatgcaatagttccataggcaaaacagagacttaaatgtaaaggcaaagttcccaagatccaaaggcaaaaacatgaagcataatcccttagcaatggtcaaacaaatgTCCATGGTAAACAGTGgaaaacaagacccaaatcccagactcaggaagcaaGAAGTGTGCTGCGAAAAGCCAAGGGAAATCTCCAGAGgttaacatgggaagagcaaAGTTGGACTGACaactgcctgtcagctacaagactaaataccctttgcgaacatgaaagcattgcgttgaccttgggcccctttggcttctcgcttgctggccaagcgagTGTTTCTCCGAAGCCTTAATTGTAAACGgtcttgtctgctcattaattcattatctgcaaggctatgcaacccTTTATCTGGATCCAGCTGGCGGAAACAGcattaatttaaaaaaccaagacaaaaactcttttttttctaatagtgttactaattaactaaatgatattacctaacaccccaaaacaaacaatcctTTTTTCAAATAACTTGGGCATCGCAAGTAGTATtatataaattttatattatAAATTTCATATTGAAATGGTATAGGACTCCAGATATGGTTGGGAGGATtttaacaataaaaaattaataaaaatattattggaAGGAAAAATTACCCAGGCAGCACAAGAACAAGAGGGGATCCTAACCAACCTGCCAAAGCTCCAGTCCAATCGCCCCAATGTCATGGTAGACTGCAATGCTTGAGTCCGGAGCAAATTCGGGGTTCACAACCTGGGGATGGGGCCAAACGCCACGGTACTTGGGGTTCGGGATCCGCCGGGGCTTCCATTCCCCCTGAAAGGAAAGCACAAGCCTGTGTTTATGAGTCTCCATCCACCAAGGCAgagcagaggaagaggaagcctCACCCGGTAGAGTGGGTTCTGGAGGAGTGGGGGCTGCCACCGGCCCTGCTTAGCCTCGTCCCAATCTGCCGGACGCTCAGCGCTGGTGTCCAGAATGAACTCCGAAACGTCCCAGTCCTACGGCGGAAAAGATAGAGAACAGGGCCGTGAAGTAGAAGCTcaaagggactggatggcccttggcgtCCCCTCTGGCTCTATgggaatcataataataataataataatagcagttgtATCTTGCTGCTTGGCAGAGTGGgggtggactgaatggcccttaggCCCTTAGGGTTCCTTGGGGCTCTATGGGAATAATGATTACAATAATAGCAATGCAGAACGGGGATGGGCTGAATGAGAGatgagagagatagaaagaagaTACGTaggcagatggatagatagaacaGATAGACAAATAGTACAAGAAAGATAggatagatcaggggtcctcatactttttgaacagagggccaggtcacagtccctcaaactgttggagggccggattataatttggaaaaaaaaaagaatgaattcctatgcacatatcttatttgtagtgcaaaaaaaacacttaaaaacaatacaataattaaaatgaagaacaattttagcaaatataaacttattagtattttaatgggaagtgtgggcctggtttcggctgatgaggtaggattgttgttgttgttgtatgctttcaagtcatttcagacttaggttgaccctgagcgagggccgggtaaatgaccttggagggccgtatccggcccccgggccttagtttgaggatgcctggctcgagagcagtacgtgtgaaaaagatcttggagtcctcgtggacaacaagttaaacatgagccaacaatgtgatgtggcagcaaaaaaagccaatgggattttggcctgcatcaataggagcatagtgtctagatctagggaagtcatgctacccctctattctgctctggttagaccacacctggaatattgtgtccagttctgggcaccacaattcaagagagatattcaaaatatctggaatgtgtcccaaagagggcgactaaaatgatcaagggtctggagaacaagccctatgaggagcggcttaaggagctgggcatgtttagcctgaagaagagaaggctgagaggagatatgatagttagccatgtataaatatgtgagaggaagctacagggaggagggagcaagcttgttttctgcttccctggagactaggatgcggaacaatggtttcaaactacaagagaggagattccatctgaacatgaggaagaacttcctgactgtgagagccgttcagcagtggaactctctgctttggagtgtggtggaggctccttttttggaagcttttaaacaggggctggatggccatctgtcaggggtgatttgaatgcaatgttcctgcttcttgccagggggttggactggatggcccatgaggtctcttccaactctttgattctatgacccctGGGATAGACCAATGATGCAAGAAGATGGGTAGACAACAATGATAATAGGAAGCCTCTCCTTGgcaggagagagaagagaagcaCCTCTGGCTTTGTGTCATCTGGATCGTCCACTTCGGGCCGGTCATCCCAGTCATGCGGTTTCTCCACCCGCGGGTCATTGAGGGTCTTGGGCGGCAGGAAGGCCCAGTCGTCCTCCAGAAGCCCCGAGGCAACCTTGGCGTTGTCGATCTTCACTTGGTAGGTGTGGTCTGGCCTCAGAACCAGGGTGTACAGGTGTGTGAATCCGTCCACCTGCAGAGGAAAGGAGAGCTCAGGGGGCGGCCCAAGAGGCTGGGTGTCAACTCAGGCCAGGTAGCTGCTTCTGGGTGAACTCGTTAATggaatttggaagagacctccaggggTTATGGAACTatacgttggcaggctgcagggaagcagggtctggTCTAACAGgtgtttctccaaggagggagaaaaggatatggtaatattttggatgcatgtggatgaatgcgtgtacatgtgtgtgaatgttgagtgaaaatgtaattcccctttgtttgcttgttaaccaatgtaattgtaaatccaatgtagttgcatagaatctgtatgtctgtatgtccaatttCATtccttgtctaaatgtttttctgtaatcttatctaccctctcacactggaaattgcaataaaaagaacctatgcttcaaagttattgaaaagtcattcatgacaacttcagaacaaacctccAGAACTGATCATGTTCATCACTTGGGGGCTTGCATAGGACTTACTTTGCAGCGGATCTCTTTCTTAATGGGGTAAAGCTTGTCCTTGTACCTCAAAATGACATGGACTTTGCGTACGTCGGAGCTGCATATATCTGGACCTAGAAAATAGGGGAGAGTTGGCTTCCTGGTGTAAAAGACTGGATGTTGCTGCCGCCTCCTGGTGTGGAAGGCAGGCCTTTGCTCACCGAACATGATATAGTAGGGGGATGCGCCACTCATGTTTCTCTGGTCCATATCCGCCGGGAAGAGCTTGATGTATCCACCGCCACAGTCCATCTTCTGCTCGTGCTTCACGGTATATTGCAGGACCAGAGGCCGCCCGGCATTGCTGAAGGGCTGAAAGCGTGCTGAGATGGCATAGAACTTCAGGTTTTCGCTGGTCTGCAGGCCTAAAGTTCATAGTGAAGAGGCAAAGGTGAAGATAATAGCCATTGTTAACTGCTTGCTAATTGCAGCACGTGCTTTGGTTGCCTGAAGGAAAGAGGAGgcaaaggaggggaagaaagtggggtagaaatgtgcaTATGGtgtgaattttaaaaaacctctgtttaaaagctgtcctttcctttcctctgtgtGGTACTTGCCTGGCTCAGTTCAAGCTGGCCCGCCCCTTTGTTCCttctgcagaataataataataataatatcacaagtactacctgccagcagtaaagaattggtgggatcataaaccagcaaaggtagtggaaaattaacacgcaaaaatactgtgggacttttgaatccagactgacaaagcattggaacacaatacaccagacatcacgattgtggaaaagaaaagtttggattattgatgtcgccataccaggtgacagtcacattgaggaaaaacaacatgaaaaactcagccattatcaggatctcaaaatcgaactgcaaaagctctggcataaaccagtacaggtggtcccagtggtcattggcgcactgggtgccgtgccaaaagatctcagccaggatttggaaaccataaacattgacaaaatgatcatctgtcaactgcaaaaggccaccttatatggatctgcacgcatcattcgaaagtATATCACACAGCAGAAAAGCAtggcaatacaacttaaaatatagaaatatacaaGTGTCGAAGCAGTATTAAACATCAGAAGAAACTACTGAAAACCTTTTTAAGACATCTCCTATTTTAAAGTCTTAATTAGGAACACTGGCTAGGAATTAAGGCATTGAGCAGCACCATTTTCACAGTGAGATGTCAACCATGAAACTGTTTAACCAGCAAAGACACCCCTTATTGGATAGAATTAACATGGGAATCATGGGATTGGAGGGGAGGAATCCCAATTAAAACAGGGCGTTAACATATCTACCAACCCTGAAAAGCCAACTTAACTTGTTCAAATATTGTATcacaaccatcacccaagtcaaaaaaagaagcaccattaaagccctggcagaccgtgcaaaaagaatcctccaagacgaactgaaccacgtaaactgggctctacaagcCAATGTAGACACCACCacagacatcaaaagagctgcaagattgagaacaagccacgagagtcaagacaaagatccacccagtggAAAAGTgatcttgccatacatcaagggaaccactgactgcatagggaagctgataaggaaacacaacatacaaactatctacagacccaccaagaaaacccaacaaatgttacgttcagcaaaggacaagaaggatcctctcacttctgcaggagtctaccgtgtaccatgcagctgtggacaagtctacatagggaccaccaaatgcagcattgcccaaacacgaatcaaggaacatgaaaggcactgcagactacttcaaccagagaagtcagccatagcaaagcacctgataaaccaacctggacacagcatattatttgagaacacagaaatgctggaccactctaacaccaccatgtcaggctacacagagaagccattgaaatccacaagatgtggacaatttcagcagaaaggaggaaaccatgaaaatgaacaacatctggctactaGCAttaaaaaaagctctaaaatcataacaatcaataaagaacaacacttaaacacaggggaactcaggacaaaaaacaatcaggaacagctaatcacctctcaacaaaggattcccccaggcaggaacaagccacacccAAAAGCTGCTaggtcatcaaatgctagtcaaggtggccaattgaaacattcacacctagctccaacagacaagagttctttctttcacctgggctttccacagacatataaacctaattttcctagtttccaacagacctcacaacctctaaggatgcctgccatagatgcaggtgaaacgtcaagagggaatgcttctagaatatagccatacagcccgaaaaacctacaacaacccaatagattGATCTATCTTTTTATTAATTGGTCCACTGACCATATatcaacaataaaaaacaaaaaatgcacagacaaatagacactaatcattATGCTGAAAGTCCTCTAATAGTTAACTAAAATGTATTAAACTAAGTTTCCTTGACCTTACACTTGGAAGATGTTACAGCCGCTAGGCTCCTCGGCACCCTCAGACTAACTAACCTGCTGCAAAGGAGTTGTTGGACAACTAAGGCCCAATAAGGGAAATTGTAAAGgctttggggagaggggaggaaTGACAGTTACACTGAAAGACTCACGAACCTTTGTCGAGTTCCCGGTCACCATAAAAGGCCCCTGCCGTCAGCCTGAACTTCCCGTAGTTGCCTCGATGCTCGGAGAGCACCCACCGCTCCTGCCATTTTGCTGcagagaagagaaggggaagcCGGAGTGATTCTCACCCttgtccaaagaaggagagtgtCGAGAGGGAGAGAAGTCCAAGTCCCGCTCTCTTCGGCTTTGGTCGGATCTCACCAGGAATAAAAACACTAGGCACCTCTCTCTGGCATTGAAATGGCAGTTTGAGGGGAAAAAGACAAAGAGAGTTCCCAAGGTCTGAAAAGCAGGGTTTATTCTTGGTTGGCaccaaccggatatggaccctcCTGGTAAGCCAGGAAAACAGGGCACAGAACAAAGAAAAGacttggtttatataccctttaaaataatatgcatgcatcatacaggcatcacaatgtgcgtcacaaaattCTGCTTTTACATTTACTTCAATGGCATATTTCAACCTCAACACCTGTCAATCTTCATTTTGAGCATTTTATCTGAGGAGGTACCATTAATGAGGACCATCGCCAGAATGTCTACTAGACCCAatagcaagagcttccatccatcttgagataaggTCTTCCTTACGAtaagctccaaggtcatgtggctactggcatgactgcatggagtgccgttaccttcccgcgggagcggtacctatagatctactcacatttgcatgtttttgaacctctaggttggcagaagctggggctaaaagcggaagctcaccccactccccagattcaaactgccaaccttttggtcagcaagttcagcagctcagtggtttaacctgctgtgtcaccagggggccctaataataacaatagtagtagcagtaatactttaactgttatgttggcagaagctggggctgacagtgggagttcaccctgctccctggatctgaaccattGGCCGCCAGGGGggtcctttattatttattatgctgggcttgtagcacagctggttaatgagctgcaataaatcactgcggaccaaaaggtggcaagtttgaagcccgaGTCAGGGTTGAGCACCCGACAgttaatagctgttaaaaaattAGCCAAGCTAAGtccacctaagcaatttgaaaacagctgtgctgtgagtagataaattagGGCCCGCTTAAAGCGGGGCTcggcatcatagtggatgaagtgacagctccccctgtgaccAAAtcaagcaacctccaggatccgaagtggaagaacttctgaatggcctctatctgtctgtatgtcttgtatatcagaaacggcattgaatgtttaccatgtatgcgtgcattgtgatctgctctgagaccccttcagggtgagaagggcggaatataaatacagtaaataataataaataataataatttatttggtttttaaatgtgtttttataatGTGTTGGTAATTGGTTATTTGCTTGGGTTGGGGGATGTTGTTGTGCTTTGGATTATGGAATTTCTTTAACCATTTGTTTGCTGCTTGGAGTCCCAcctgtgggagaaaagtgggataaaattaATCAATTATTTTtagtggattgctgtgagttttctgggctgcatggccatgttccagaagcattctctcctgacgttttgtctgcatctatggcagccatcctcagaggtcgtgaggtctgttggaaactaggcaagtgaggtttatatacctgtgggcTAATGTCTAGGGTagaagaaagaacttttgtctgtgtccattaaaggttttcatgaccggaatcactgggttgtgagttttctgggctgtctggccatgttccagaagcattctctcaagaCGTTTTGCCCGcatttatagcaggcatcctcagaggttgtgtggtctgttggaaactaagcaagtggggtttatatatatccctgtgggataatgttcagggtgggagaaagaactcttgtctgttagaggtaagtgtgaatgttgtgaattgGCTGCCTCTATTAGCAtgtaatggtcttgcagcttcaaggtctgattgcttactgcctgggggaatcctttgttggattcCCCCAAGAAAACATCAGGGtcagcttatttattttattactcgtgtcatcagcaaccataccattgtattacatttctaacagaacaaaacaaacacacagattaaaaaaacccacagattctGCAGACTTGGTAGttgcttaaatgtcctttgaccagtatttggccacttggagtgcctctggtgttgccgcaagaaggtcctccattgtgcatgtagcagggctcagggtgcattgcagcaggtggtcagtggtttattcttctccgcactcgcatgtcgacgattccaccctgtagccccatttctgaaggttggctctgcatctcgtggtgccagagcgcagtctgttcagtgccttccaagtcgcccagtcttctgtgtgcctaggagggagtctctcatctggtatcacccacggattgaggttctgggtttgagcctgccacttttggactgtcgcttgctggggtgttccagcaagtgtctctatagatcttagaaaactatttctagatttaagtcattgacgtgctggctgatacccaaacaggggatgagctggagatgtctctgccttggtcctttcactattggctgctacttcccagcgaatgtcaggtggtgctataccggctagacagtgtaatttctccagtggtgtagggcgcagacaacccgtga encodes:
- the CALR3 gene encoding LOW QUALITY PROTEIN: calreticulin-3 (The sequence of the model RefSeq protein was modified relative to this genomic sequence to represent the inferred CDS: inserted 1 base in 1 codon); this encodes MKRGVSALFLCLLFGPFIQGTVYFREQFLDGAKWQERWVLSEHRGNYGKFRLTAGAFYGDRELDKGLQTSENLKFYAISARFQPFSNAGRPLVLQYTVKHEQKMDCGGGYIKLFPADMDQRNMSGASPYYIMFGPDICSSDVRKVHVILRYKDKLYPIKKEIRCKVDGFTHLYTLVLRPDHTYQVKIDNAKVASGLLEDDWAFLPPKTLNDPRVEKPHDWDDRPEVDDPDDTKPEDWDVSEFILDTSAERPADWDEAKQGRWQPPLLQNPLYRGEWKPRRIPNPKYRGVWPHPQVVNPEFAPDSSIAVYHDIGAIGLELWQVRSGTIFDNFLISDDEEYAEEFGEDTWGETKDPEQEMNKQQIEEERRKEQIEEERKRKERKAAXEEGNEEEGEEEEKEEGSKGPEGRTLMLHLHCPLI